From Candidatus Binatia bacterium:
TACTTGAGCCTGCTCGTCCTCATCCCGCTGGCGGCTTGCTTTCTCAAAGCGACCTCGCTCACGCTCGACCAGTTCTGGGCGACGGTGTGGACGCCCCGCGCCCGCGCGGCGTACGGACTGACGTTCGGCGCCTCCATGGCGGCTGCGGTGATCGATGTGGTTTTCGGCGTGGTGGTGGCGTGGGTGCTCGTCCGTTACCAGTTCCCCTTCAGACGCATCTTCGACGCCCTCATCGATCTGCCACTGGCGTTACCGACGGCCGTCGCCGGGCTGGTGTATTCGAGCCTGTACGTCAAGAGCGGCTGGATCGGACGCTTCCTCGTGCCGCTCGGGATTCAGGCGTCGTACTCCCGCCTGGCGATCGTTCTCGTGCTGACGTTCATCGGTCTGCCGTTCGTCGTGCGGACACTGCAGCCGGTGCTCGAAAACTTGGAGTTGGAATTCGAGGAAGCCGCGGCCTGCCTCGGCGCCACGCGCGGGCAGACCTTCTGGCGTGTGATTCTGCCGGCCTTGTCCCCGGCCATCATCACCGGCTTCGCGCTCGCCTTCGCCCGGGCGCTCGGTGAGTACGGCTCTGTGGTTTTCGTTTCGGGGAACATGCCGTTCAAGACCGAGATCGCCCCGGTCTTGATCGTGGCACGATTGGAAGAGTTCGCTTACGGCGAGGCCACGGCCATCGCTGTCGTCCTGCTGCTCATGTCGTTCACCATGCTGATCCTCATCAACCTGCTGGAACGTTGGAGCAAGAGCAATGTCGCTTGATATCGCTACACCGAGATTGCTCACACCGCCGCAGCGCGCGCACGAAGAT
This genomic window contains:
- the cysT gene encoding sulfate ABC transporter permease subunit CysT; amino-acid sequence: MIDVNRRVLPGFRLSLGYTVFYLSLLVLIPLAACFLKATSLTLDQFWATVWTPRARAAYGLTFGASMAAAVIDVVFGVVVAWVLVRYQFPFRRIFDALIDLPLALPTAVAGLVYSSLYVKSGWIGRFLVPLGIQASYSRLAIVLVLTFIGLPFVVRTLQPVLENLELEFEEAAACLGATRGQTFWRVILPALSPAIITGFALAFARALGEYGSVVFVSGNMPFKTEIAPVLIVARLEEFAYGEATAIAVVLLLMSFTMLILINLLERWSKSNVA